A single genomic interval of Spirosoma linguale DSM 74 harbors:
- a CDS encoding hypothetical protein (KEGG: hypothetical protein), with protein MYWTLELASYLEDAPWPATKDELIDYSIRSGAPLEVVENLQELEDDGQPYESIEEIWPDYPTKDDFFFNEDEY; from the coding sequence ATGTACTGGACACTCGAACTAGCATCCTATTTGGAAGATGCGCCCTGGCCTGCCACCAAAGACGAATTGATTGATTATTCCATTCGCTCAGGAGCCCCTCTCGAAGTTGTTGAAAATCTTCAGGAACTTGAAGATGATGGGCAACCCTATGAGAGCATTGAAGAAATCTGGCCGGATTATCCAACCAAGGATGATTTCTTCTTCAACGAAGACGAGTATTGA
- a CDS encoding fatty acid hydroxylase (PFAM: fatty acid hydroxylase~KEGG: cak:Caul_1710 fatty acid hydroxylase), producing MLVNVALVLGTFLFMEGVAWFTHKYVMHGFLWSWHRDHHNHHNGFFEVNDLFAVVFSLTAISMFLAGVAIPELSFLTWIGAGVTLYGLFYFIFHDIIVHRRVKMKIDTSGRYMQRIMRAHYIHHKVHSKEGAEAFGFLYAPKKYDRPVKTVKKEVQAD from the coding sequence ATGCTGGTAAATGTTGCTTTGGTACTAGGGACTTTCCTGTTTATGGAAGGCGTGGCATGGTTTACGCACAAGTACGTTATGCACGGCTTTTTATGGAGCTGGCACCGCGACCACCACAACCATCACAACGGTTTTTTCGAAGTAAACGATTTGTTTGCCGTTGTCTTTAGCCTAACGGCCATTAGTATGTTTCTGGCCGGCGTAGCTATTCCTGAACTCAGCTTCCTGACCTGGATTGGGGCGGGTGTAACCCTTTATGGCTTGTTTTACTTCATCTTCCACGACATCATTGTTCATCGCCGGGTGAAGATGAAAATCGATACGAGTGGCCGCTACATGCAACGCATCATGCGGGCGCATTACATTCACCATAAAGTACACTCGAAAGAAGGTGCCGAAGCATTCGGCTTTCTGTATGCCCCCAAAAAGTACGACCGTCCTGTGAAAACGGTAAAAAAAGAGGTGCAGGCTGATTGA
- a CDS encoding putative transcriptional regulator (PFAM: AAA-4 family protein~KEGG: lpn:lpg2559 ATP-dependent DNA helicase) produces the protein MNPSVMDYQALKNLVRRGEGSNLEFKLKTNHPEKIIRGVVAFANTNGGVMLIGVGDDKKIPGLKYADEDEYLLVRAINKFCFPRISYTIERVQLYDEREVLVIRVPQSPTRPHYIIPDPAEPDNKKAYVRVGDKSVQASREVREILKGEQAERDIRFTYGEKEKKLMQHLGEHNSITVDLFASIAGISRRIASRTLVLLVLAHVLEIHPSDVMDKYTPRLVQ, from the coding sequence ATGAACCCATCGGTTATGGACTATCAGGCACTCAAAAACCTGGTCAGGCGGGGAGAGGGTAGCAATTTAGAGTTCAAGCTGAAAACGAACCATCCCGAGAAAATTATTCGGGGCGTCGTCGCTTTCGCTAATACAAACGGTGGAGTCATGCTCATTGGCGTCGGTGACGACAAGAAGATTCCCGGGCTCAAATACGCCGATGAGGACGAGTACCTGCTCGTTCGGGCTATCAACAAGTTTTGTTTCCCACGTATTTCATACACCATTGAACGCGTACAGCTCTACGACGAGCGCGAAGTTCTCGTGATCCGTGTGCCCCAAAGCCCAACACGGCCGCATTATATTATTCCTGACCCGGCTGAGCCCGATAATAAAAAGGCTTACGTGCGCGTCGGCGACAAGTCCGTTCAGGCCAGCCGCGAAGTGCGTGAAATACTAAAGGGTGAACAGGCCGAGCGCGACATCCGCTTCACCTACGGGGAAAAAGAGAAAAAGCTCATGCAGCATTTGGGTGAGCACAATAGCATAACGGTCGACCTGTTTGCCTCGATTGCGGGCATTTCCCGCCGAATTGCGTCCCGAACGTTGGTATTGCTCGTATTGGCCCACGTACTGGAAATCCATCCCAGCGACGTAATGGATAAATATACACCCCGTCTGGTTCAATAA
- a CDS encoding oligopeptide transporter, OPT family (TIGRFAM: oligopeptide transporter, OPT family; oligopeptide transporters, OPT superfamily~PFAM: Oligopeptide transporter OPT superfamily protein~KEGG: afw:Anae109_0264 OPT family oligopeptide transporter): MALTPPAHKPFVPATESPAEFTLKAVITGAVFGVLFGAATVYLSLKAGLSVSASIPIAVLAISLGRRFLNTTILENNIIQTTGSAGESIASGVVFTMPGFLFLTNGSGADFFNYWTILTLAILGGLIGTLMMIPLRRSLIVQEHGTLPYPEGTACASVLIAGEKGGDFAKTAYQGLGAALIYAFLQKVLHIIAEVPVWATKQANRYFPSAQVAGEITPEYLGVGYIIGFRISAVLVGGGILAWLGLIPLLASVVPGDTIALQLQKLGYLDNLQTVGGPGGWNPATHTFSDTAAAIYRAYIRQIGAGAVTAGGFMTLIKTIPTIVSSFKQSFSKTSINAIEAENAMSGHSGIPRTEQDLSVRIVIIGSIVLAALMVILPQIPGDSILTKLLIAVLVIVFGFFFVTVASRIVGLIGSSSSPVSGMTIATIMGTSLVFIGFGLTGKLYEPAVLVVGSMICVAAANAGATSQDLKTGYIVGATPKYQQMALFIGVIVSSLVVGATVKILDTPTPDLLAQGITHAIGSDKFPAPQGTLMATLIKGLLSFNLDWQFVLVGAFIAFVFELVGVSALAFAVGLYLPLSTTLPIFAGGLVKAIVDANKKRKGIVEEDADLGKGNLFATGLVAGGALAGVAVALLSVNASIYNGLASLTLEPLLGSALGEGGYMLLGALLFVGLAIVLWRVGEQKQEG, translated from the coding sequence ATGGCCTTAACCCCACCCGCCCATAAACCCTTTGTTCCGGCAACGGAATCGCCCGCCGAGTTTACGCTGAAAGCAGTTATCACCGGCGCGGTATTTGGCGTCCTCTTTGGCGCAGCAACGGTTTACCTCTCGCTGAAAGCCGGGCTATCTGTGTCGGCTTCCATTCCCATCGCGGTGCTGGCCATTTCCCTCGGCCGTCGATTTCTGAATACGACAATTCTTGAGAATAATATCATCCAGACCACTGGTTCAGCGGGAGAGAGTATTGCATCCGGAGTAGTGTTTACCATGCCGGGGTTCCTCTTCTTGACCAACGGTTCCGGGGCCGATTTTTTTAATTACTGGACGATTCTTACGCTGGCTATTCTGGGTGGACTGATCGGTACGTTGATGATGATTCCGCTGCGTCGGTCGCTTATTGTGCAGGAACACGGCACCCTGCCGTATCCGGAGGGGACCGCCTGTGCGTCTGTCCTGATTGCCGGGGAGAAAGGCGGTGACTTTGCCAAAACGGCCTACCAGGGGCTGGGGGCAGCACTTATCTATGCCTTTCTCCAGAAAGTGCTGCACATCATTGCCGAAGTGCCGGTATGGGCCACGAAGCAGGCCAATCGGTATTTCCCATCGGCGCAGGTAGCGGGCGAAATAACGCCCGAGTATCTGGGTGTAGGTTATATTATTGGTTTCCGGATTTCGGCGGTGCTGGTCGGTGGCGGTATTCTGGCCTGGCTGGGGCTTATTCCGCTCCTGGCTTCTGTTGTGCCGGGCGACACGATAGCGTTGCAATTACAGAAACTGGGCTATCTCGATAACCTCCAAACCGTCGGTGGCCCGGGTGGCTGGAATCCGGCTACGCACACGTTCTCAGACACGGCAGCGGCCATCTATCGGGCATATATCCGGCAGATTGGGGCTGGTGCCGTAACCGCCGGTGGGTTCATGACGCTTATAAAAACCATTCCAACCATTGTCTCTTCGTTTAAGCAGAGTTTCAGCAAAACCTCGATCAACGCCATCGAAGCCGAAAATGCGATGAGCGGACACAGCGGCATTCCCCGAACAGAACAGGACTTGAGCGTGCGGATCGTTATTATTGGTAGCATTGTGCTGGCAGCTCTGATGGTTATATTACCCCAAATCCCCGGCGATTCTATATTGACTAAATTACTGATCGCTGTACTTGTCATTGTATTCGGCTTCTTTTTCGTTACTGTGGCCAGCCGAATTGTGGGGCTGATCGGGTCAAGCTCGTCACCCGTTTCTGGAATGACCATTGCCACGATCATGGGCACGTCGCTGGTGTTCATTGGCTTCGGTCTGACCGGGAAACTGTATGAACCCGCCGTTTTGGTTGTGGGAAGCATGATTTGTGTGGCGGCTGCCAATGCCGGTGCAACCTCGCAGGATCTCAAAACCGGATACATCGTCGGCGCGACGCCGAAATACCAACAAATGGCCTTGTTTATCGGCGTCATAGTATCGTCGCTGGTCGTGGGAGCAACGGTCAAGATTCTGGACACCCCCACGCCTGATCTGCTGGCGCAGGGTATTACGCACGCCATTGGCTCCGATAAGTTCCCGGCTCCGCAGGGTACACTGATGGCCACCCTCATCAAAGGTTTATTGTCATTCAACCTCGACTGGCAGTTTGTGCTCGTAGGTGCCTTTATTGCTTTTGTGTTCGAGTTAGTGGGCGTGAGTGCGCTGGCGTTTGCGGTGGGCTTGTATTTACCGCTGTCGACTACACTACCCATTTTTGCCGGTGGTCTGGTCAAAGCCATCGTCGACGCCAACAAGAAACGGAAAGGTATTGTGGAGGAAGATGCCGATCTGGGTAAGGGAAATCTGTTTGCAACGGGTCTGGTTGCCGGAGGAGCCTTAGCAGGGGTAGCCGTAGCCTTGCTATCCGTCAACGCATCCATCTACAATGGGCTGGCCTCGCTTACGCTGGAGCCTTTGCTGGGTAGCGCATTGGGAGAAGGCGGCTACATGCTGCTGGGTGCGTTGTTGTTCGTTGGTCTGGCAATTGTACTATGGCGCGTAGGTGAACAGAAACAGGAAGGCTGA
- a CDS encoding hypothetical protein (KEGG: hypothetical protein), translating into MLSALSTFFYRISSWKTLLLGIVLYVPFPAYVLRNLEARMNVLAGQAVGPIDLLVGYDPLRIQQMVEAYGPEGRAVYAQGELTTDIAYPFIYTFLFCVILTLLFRHRKYNSFRLVNVLPVGILVFDLLENCCIVYLLKTFPNSPYVVSSLCSVLTNLKWIVTMIVLGLVVYGLVKLAIRSGQSRTRHGQMTH; encoded by the coding sequence ATGCTTTCCGCTCTATCAACTTTCTTTTATCGGATATCATCCTGGAAAACGTTACTGCTGGGAATCGTTCTTTATGTGCCTTTCCCAGCGTACGTTCTCAGGAACCTCGAAGCCCGTATGAATGTACTGGCAGGACAAGCCGTTGGGCCTATCGACCTGCTGGTTGGCTATGACCCCCTCCGAATTCAACAAATGGTTGAAGCCTATGGACCTGAAGGCAGGGCGGTTTATGCACAGGGGGAACTTACCACCGACATCGCTTATCCGTTCATCTACACGTTCCTGTTTTGTGTTATCCTCACATTACTGTTCAGACACAGAAAATACAATTCGTTTCGGCTGGTCAATGTATTGCCCGTGGGCATACTCGTTTTCGATCTGCTGGAAAATTGTTGTATCGTCTATTTACTCAAGACATTTCCCAATTCGCCGTACGTTGTCTCGTCTCTCTGTTCTGTTTTAACTAACCTGAAATGGATTGTCACGATGATTGTGTTAGGTTTAGTAGTTTATGGCTTGGTAAAGCTGGCCATACGAAGCGGCCAATCCAGAACCAGACACGGCCAAATGACGCATTAG
- a CDS encoding peptidase S58 DmpA (PFAM: peptidase S58 DmpA~KEGG: scl:sce5442 aminopeptidase), with translation MSFICRLVLFTTSLLTLVPAAMAQSSKRPRDYGIRFGVLPTGPLNAITDVPGVRVGQVTLNQGQNIRTGVTAILPHDGNLFQQKSPAAIYIGNGFGKLTGYSQVDELGTLETPIVLTNTLSVPTAADAVIDYTLAQKGNEQVRSVNTVVGETNDGTLNDIRGRHITKQHVLDAIGQAKTGPVIEGNVGAGTGTICFGFKGGIGTASRKLPASLGGYTVGALVQTNFGGVLQIAGVPIGVALGKYSFKEKLDGSCMMVILTDAPLDARNLKRLAKRAFMGLAQTGGIASNGSGDYVIAVSTAYRIAHETASSFDELKLLRNDNVSPLFMAAIEATEEAIINSLFAAKTSTGDQGNMVEQLPVDKVVDLLKKAGQAR, from the coding sequence ATGTCGTTTATTTGTCGCCTTGTCCTGTTCACCACTTCGCTCCTTACGCTGGTTCCTGCCGCCATGGCCCAATCGTCCAAACGCCCCCGCGACTACGGCATTCGGTTCGGGGTGTTGCCAACCGGCCCGCTTAATGCCATTACCGATGTGCCGGGCGTTCGGGTGGGGCAGGTGACGCTCAACCAGGGCCAGAACATCCGCACCGGGGTTACGGCCATTCTCCCGCACGACGGCAACCTGTTCCAGCAGAAAAGCCCGGCCGCTATTTATATCGGTAATGGCTTTGGTAAGCTGACGGGCTATAGCCAGGTCGACGAACTCGGCACACTGGAAACGCCCATTGTACTTACGAATACCCTGAGCGTCCCCACCGCTGCCGATGCCGTTATTGATTACACGCTGGCCCAAAAAGGCAATGAGCAGGTTCGTTCAGTCAATACAGTTGTCGGCGAAACCAACGACGGCACACTCAACGACATTCGCGGGCGACATATTACGAAACAGCATGTGCTCGACGCCATTGGGCAAGCCAAAACCGGCCCCGTTATCGAAGGCAACGTAGGTGCGGGCACCGGAACCATTTGCTTTGGCTTTAAAGGCGGCATCGGTACGGCGTCGCGGAAGCTACCGGCTTCGCTGGGCGGTTACACGGTTGGCGCACTGGTTCAGACCAATTTTGGCGGGGTACTGCAAATTGCCGGGGTGCCCATCGGCGTTGCGCTGGGCAAGTACTCATTTAAGGAAAAACTCGACGGCTCCTGCATGATGGTCATCCTGACCGATGCACCACTGGACGCCCGAAATCTCAAACGGCTGGCCAAACGGGCGTTTATGGGGCTGGCCCAAACGGGCGGCATTGCCTCAAACGGCAGCGGTGATTATGTCATTGCCGTATCGACCGCGTACCGTATTGCGCACGAAACCGCCAGTTCGTTCGATGAGTTGAAACTCCTCCGAAACGACAACGTATCACCCCTGTTTATGGCCGCCATCGAAGCCACCGAAGAAGCGATTATCAATTCGCTGTTTGCCGCCAAAACGAGCACGGGCGATCAGGGTAATATGGTAGAACAGTTACCCGTCGATAAGGTAGTGGACTTACTGAAGAAAGCCGGACAGGCGCGTTAA
- a CDS encoding chaperone DnaJ domain protein (PFAM: chaperone DnaJ domain protein; heat shock protein DnaJ domain protein~SMART: heat shock protein DnaJ domain protein~KEGG: dde:Dde_1659 heat shock protein DnaJ-like) has protein sequence MDFIDYYSVLGIPKTASDEDIKKAYRKLARKHHPDLNPNDAEASKKFQQINEANEVLSDPDKRKKYDQYGKDWQHADQFEEAKRQQQSRRQYAGSDTGDYDFSGGFGGSDFSDFFSSMFGQDAGSRGGRQRAQFRGQDYQAELNLNLREAYTTHKQTLTVNGKNIRITVPAGIENGQKIKLAGYGAPGVNGGPNGDLYITFVIADDSRYKRKGNDLYVDEEIDLYTALLGGEKIIETLDGKVKLTVPPETQNGAKVRLKGKGFPIYKQDGSFGDLYVQWQIKLPTKLTDEQKDLFRKLATL, from the coding sequence ATGGACTTTATCGATTATTATAGCGTTCTGGGCATACCGAAAACGGCTTCGGACGAAGATATCAAGAAAGCATATCGTAAACTGGCCCGCAAACATCACCCCGATCTGAACCCAAATGATGCGGAGGCCAGCAAGAAATTCCAGCAGATCAACGAAGCGAACGAGGTCCTGAGCGACCCCGACAAACGCAAGAAATACGATCAGTACGGCAAAGACTGGCAACACGCCGACCAGTTTGAAGAAGCTAAACGGCAACAGCAGTCACGGCGTCAATATGCCGGTAGCGATACCGGCGATTATGATTTTTCGGGTGGCTTTGGCGGCTCCGATTTCTCGGACTTTTTCTCGTCCATGTTCGGGCAGGATGCGGGTTCGCGCGGGGGGCGTCAGCGGGCGCAGTTCCGGGGGCAGGATTACCAGGCCGAATTGAATCTGAACCTGCGCGAGGCTTATACTACGCATAAACAAACGCTGACGGTCAACGGAAAGAATATCCGCATTACGGTTCCGGCGGGTATTGAAAACGGCCAGAAGATAAAGCTCGCTGGTTACGGTGCGCCCGGCGTGAACGGTGGTCCTAACGGCGATTTGTACATCACCTTCGTTATTGCCGACGACAGCCGCTACAAACGTAAAGGCAATGACCTCTACGTTGATGAAGAAATCGACCTGTACACGGCGTTGCTCGGTGGCGAGAAGATCATCGAAACGCTTGACGGCAAAGTGAAGCTGACCGTTCCGCCCGAAACCCAGAACGGTGCCAAAGTACGTCTAAAAGGCAAAGGTTTCCCCATTTATAAACAGGACGGCTCCTTTGGCGACCTGTACGTTCAGTGGCAAATAAAGCTACCCACGAAGCTAACCGACGAACAAAAAGACCTATTTCGCAAATTAGCTACGCTATAG
- a CDS encoding Molecular chaperone HSP90 family-like protein (KEGG: rsh:Rsph17029_3728 HSP90 family molecular chaperone-like protein), with translation MNYIVIPEKLEGILKKDPFLHSIVEQTAASFSKILYESKLFFFEEYTDHGSDHIQKVLRAAEDIITPETLELLSSKDVAVLVLSVFLHDIGMHTEFSTFKSLVEEKAYDDCRETILDQKCWNEIWEDYLDEAKKFSGKQRFAIFGDETVEYRRPSLFRKDDLSGSDRKLIGEFIRRYHPRLAYEIGFKGIIGSNGQVIEFAVGLPKMLRQLSAIVARSHGINIRDTYQYLESIGDKAWKRPDQVNVIFLMVVIRIADYFQFGSNRVNPETLKIKTFSSPISIFEHKKHLAIDFIQPDDVDQETLFVKSNPTSGLMYIRLKSLFKDIQHELDLSWAVLGETYGNFQLDRQLKIRYRRIDSNLNSVNLLRSISYIPEEIKFKSDADLPKLLVAPLYGNDPSYGVREMTQNAVDACKEREFEEKEINTMYFPKIQMGIITENQNTFFIVRDNGKGMNLLELKNYFLKAGASFRKSLDWQLKYTNDEGEPKIQRNGKFGVGVLSTFLLGNEIYVETRSMHDGVGYSFTAKIDSEQIEITKRDDLEVGTFIKILINNVTVDSLNAPKSKTKKWYQWYVLKSPLIEYIGIPVLDSKSVAPYLPNYEDSLPNVWHSFKPRGFNKVMWTYDENYRSKAFSCNGILIPSNIDLPTKYPNKASYDGYSKIINRMPIISIFDYKGTLPLTLNRNSIDGQLPFSIDLVREIYKDFIASLLCFKPNSNFIDNEMRIVNESFIHPSFADPNTKLQSHLDNIIYLSEGFMYDYGYFRKYIKKKLITLFSKKDELVIELADSYKNGYAFKFEVENKVRLSYNWNLSDPAYNGGGRVTMPKSSYLELFDPNKNRVRKGLKQEHIVEIETDGWVTYSTLYKEKLNEELISNILINKSIISIKETSVNERQSHDMLDNLIKHYLKDDLIIPYDMAQRRKKFYTAYEELAEYCAKYKNE, from the coding sequence ATGAACTATATAGTTATACCTGAGAAGTTAGAGGGAATTCTTAAAAAAGATCCTTTTTTACATAGTATTGTTGAGCAGACAGCTGCATCATTTAGTAAGATACTGTATGAAAGTAAATTATTCTTCTTTGAGGAATACACAGATCATGGTAGTGATCATATTCAAAAAGTTTTAAGGGCAGCAGAAGATATAATCACACCAGAAACACTCGAGTTGCTGAGTTCAAAGGATGTTGCTGTACTTGTTCTATCTGTATTTTTACATGATATTGGAATGCATACAGAGTTTTCTACATTCAAATCTTTAGTGGAAGAGAAAGCATATGACGATTGCAGAGAAACTATTCTTGATCAAAAATGCTGGAATGAAATTTGGGAAGATTATTTAGATGAGGCAAAGAAATTTAGTGGTAAACAACGTTTTGCTATATTTGGAGATGAGACTGTAGAGTATAGGCGTCCGAGTCTTTTTAGAAAAGATGATTTATCCGGATCTGATAGAAAATTAATAGGTGAATTTATTAGGAGGTATCACCCTAGATTAGCATATGAAATAGGTTTTAAAGGTATTATTGGCTCTAACGGACAAGTAATTGAATTTGCGGTCGGTTTGCCAAAGATGCTAAGACAATTATCTGCAATAGTTGCAAGAAGTCATGGGATAAATATTCGTGATACATACCAATATTTGGAATCGATTGGAGATAAAGCGTGGAAGAGACCAGATCAAGTAAATGTAATATTTTTAATGGTTGTAATTAGAATAGCTGATTATTTTCAATTTGGATCTAATAGGGTAAACCCTGAAACCTTAAAGATTAAAACCTTTTCTAGCCCCATATCTATATTTGAACATAAAAAGCATTTAGCGATTGATTTTATTCAACCTGACGATGTTGATCAGGAAACACTTTTTGTTAAAAGTAATCCTACGTCAGGTCTTATGTATATTAGATTGAAAAGTCTTTTCAAGGATATACAACATGAATTAGATTTATCATGGGCAGTACTGGGTGAAACTTATGGAAACTTTCAATTAGATAGACAACTTAAAATTCGTTATAGAAGAATTGATTCAAATTTGAATAGTGTAAATTTATTGAGAAGTATATCTTATATACCAGAGGAAATTAAATTTAAATCTGATGCTGATCTACCTAAATTATTAGTGGCACCGTTATATGGCAATGATCCATCATATGGAGTAAGAGAAATGACTCAGAATGCAGTTGATGCATGCAAAGAGCGTGAGTTTGAGGAAAAGGAAATCAATACGATGTATTTTCCGAAAATTCAGATGGGTATAATAACAGAAAACCAAAATACTTTTTTTATCGTAAGAGATAATGGTAAGGGGATGAACCTATTAGAATTGAAGAACTATTTTCTCAAGGCAGGTGCATCTTTTCGAAAAAGTCTTGATTGGCAATTAAAATATACCAATGACGAAGGAGAACCGAAGATACAAAGAAATGGTAAGTTTGGTGTAGGGGTACTTTCTACTTTCCTGTTAGGAAACGAGATTTACGTAGAAACAAGGAGTATGCATGATGGAGTTGGATACTCTTTTACTGCTAAGATAGATAGTGAACAGATAGAAATAACAAAAAGAGATGATCTAGAAGTAGGTACTTTTATTAAAATATTAATAAATAATGTTACTGTCGATAGTCTAAATGCACCAAAATCAAAAACAAAGAAATGGTATCAATGGTATGTTTTAAAAAGCCCTCTTATTGAATACATTGGTATACCTGTGCTCGACTCAAAATCAGTGGCCCCATACCTTCCTAATTATGAAGATAGCCTTCCGAATGTTTGGCATTCATTTAAACCTCGTGGATTCAATAAAGTGATGTGGACATACGATGAGAACTATAGAAGTAAGGCTTTTAGCTGCAATGGAATCTTAATTCCTTCCAATATAGATCTCCCGACAAAATACCCTAATAAGGCTAGTTACGATGGTTATTCTAAAATAATAAACAGAATGCCAATTATATCTATTTTTGATTACAAGGGTACTCTTCCTTTAACGTTAAACAGGAATTCTATTGATGGTCAACTGCCATTCTCAATAGATTTAGTAAGAGAGATATATAAAGACTTTATTGCTAGTTTATTATGCTTCAAGCCGAATTCTAATTTTATAGATAATGAAATGCGTATAGTAAATGAGAGCTTTATACATCCATCATTTGCTGATCCTAATACTAAATTACAGTCTCATTTAGATAATATTATATATCTTAGCGAAGGATTTATGTATGATTATGGCTATTTTAGAAAATATATAAAGAAGAAGTTAATTACTCTTTTCTCCAAAAAAGATGAACTGGTGATTGAGTTAGCAGATTCATACAAAAATGGTTATGCTTTTAAATTTGAAGTAGAAAATAAAGTACGGCTTTCTTATAACTGGAATTTGTCTGATCCAGCATACAACGGCGGAGGTAGAGTAACTATGCCTAAATCTAGTTATTTGGAATTGTTTGATCCTAATAAGAATAGAGTTAGAAAAGGTCTAAAGCAAGAACATATAGTAGAGATAGAAACTGATGGATGGGTTACATATTCAACACTCTATAAAGAAAAGCTTAATGAAGAACTTATATCTAATATTTTAATTAATAAGTCTATAATTTCTATTAAAGAAACTTCTGTAAACGAAAGACAGTCACACGATATGTTAGATAATTTGATAAAGCATTACTTAAAAGACGATTTAATCATTCCATATGACATGGCTCAACGTAGAAAAAAATTCTACACTGCCTATGAAGAATTGGCAGAATACTGCGCCAAATACAAAAATGAGTGA
- a CDS encoding hypothetical protein (KEGG: pat:Patl_2615 hypothetical protein) yields MNRLFFILAFFVSITTQAQTGSLSDVAFMEGRWRGTFNGGPIEASWIAPVGDNLTGFMRMMKDNKVTMYEMLIFEQTEQGPIVLVKHFKPGLVGQEEKDKSDRYKFIEAGKEKALFEKEDGSIRIIYEKRGKDQLAIQRGNQKDGKWAFADLFVFNRVK; encoded by the coding sequence ATGAATCGACTATTTTTCATCCTTGCCTTTTTCGTATCCATCACGACACAAGCTCAAACCGGTTCTCTTTCCGATGTTGCCTTTATGGAAGGCCGCTGGCGGGGTACGTTCAACGGTGGGCCTATCGAAGCGTCCTGGATTGCACCGGTTGGCGATAACCTCACCGGATTCATGCGGATGATGAAAGACAACAAAGTGACCATGTACGAAATGCTGATTTTTGAGCAGACCGAACAGGGGCCAATCGTGCTGGTCAAACACTTCAAACCCGGTCTGGTGGGGCAGGAAGAAAAGGACAAATCCGACCGCTACAAATTTATTGAAGCGGGTAAAGAAAAGGCACTGTTCGAGAAAGAAGACGGCTCCATCCGTATCATCTACGAAAAGCGCGGCAAAGATCAGCTGGCTATTCAGCGCGGTAATCAAAAAGATGGCAAGTGGGCGTTTGCCGATTTGTTCGTGTTTAATCGGGTGAAGTAG